GGTTTTTCTCGCGTTCGGTCACAAGCGCAAAGCCATGCTTCTCATAAAACCGGATCGCCCAGGTCGCCGCCTTCCACGTGCCTATCAGGACCGGGCGATTCGTGAGCTGGCGCAAATGCGCCAACAACTGCCCGCCAATCCCTTTGCCCCGATGCTGCGTGCGGACATAGGCATGCCTGATCAAGGTGACCTCTTTCACCTCCTGAATCCCCATGACGCCAAGCAGACGGTTCGCCTCGCGGTAACCATAAAACCTGACGCCCTTGCCGATTTCCGACTGGAGTTCGGAAGCGGACATATAGGGTTCGTGCCAGCGATCCGCAGGGATAACCCCTTTGTAGGCATTCGCAGCGTCATTGATGATCTCGTGAATGACCGGTTCTTCTTCGACCCTGCAGGGGGTGATCGTATTCATTTGCTTAACAATGTTATTGGACAGCACTCGGCGCGGCATGGGTGAAGTTTCGAGTGTTGATAGTTTCGATGTGCATTTAATGCCAAAAAGACATGTTCCTTTTGTTTTGCAACATCTTATGTTTTAAAAGATGGGCGGATTTATTTTTTGTGGGTGATTTGATGGCTGCCTTGCGGATGGCGAAAGGCGCATCGCCCCGCTGTTTGCTGGCGATGCAAACCCATAGGGTTACATCGCAGCAGCTGGGGTTCCGTTTGGATGATATAATACCAATTCCGAACGAAACTCACTCTTCTGGAGGGCCGAGCTCCTGCGAGGCCGTCGCGGTTATACGCGACGTTTTTCCGCGACGGCCTCGCAGGAGCTCGGCCCTCCAGCAAAAAGGCGATTTTCATTGGGAAATGGTATTATACCATTCCCGAATGGGATTTATCCTTTTGGAGTCCTTCCGCGTGGTTTGCGTGGCACGCGCCATCGCATGGGCGGGACGCCCATGCCACCCGACCCCGGACGGCACGGAGGCCGTTGTTCCAAAAGGACAGGGGCGCCAAAGTCCAAAACAAGTTTGGAAATGCTGTAACTGATGAGTTGCGCGCCGCGGCGAATCCGGGTCCGCGCGTGACGGATCACGATGCCGCCGCGGGCGGGTGCGCCGGGACTTGGGCGCGCTGGAGGGCGCAGGCCATCGAGTAGGCTTGGGTGGCGAAATCGGGTTCGTCGGGCGTGACGCGCACCGGCGGCAGGTAGCTGCCGTTGGGATAAAGGATGCGGGCGTTTTCGTTGTCGCGAAGCTCGGGGGGGAAAAACTCGTCCATGATCCACCGGCGCAGCGGCGGCGACTCGATGGGGAAGAGCACTTCCACGCGGCGGAAAAAATTGCGCGGCATCCAGTCGGCGCTGCCGGCGTAGATGAGCGGCTCGGCGCCGTGGTTCTCAAAATAAAAGGCGCGGGCGTGCTCCAGGTAGCGCCCGACGATGCTGCGCACGCGGATGTTCTCGCTCAGGCCGCGGATGCCGGGGACGAGGCAGCAGATGCCGCGCACGATGAGGTCAACCTGCACGCCGGAGCGCGAGGCCATGTAGAGGTTGTCGATGGTCTCCTTGTCCACGAGCGAGTTCATCTTGGCGATGATGCGGGCGGGCTTGCCTTCGGCGGCGCGGGCGGTCTCGGCCTGGATGAGCTCCTGGATGCGGCGGTGGAGGTTGTAGGGCGCGACGAGGAGGTGCGCGAAGTCGGGCGCGAGGCTGAAGCCGGTGAGCGAGTTGAAGAGGTTGGCGGCGTCGCCGGTGAGGTGCGGGGCGGCGGTGAAGAGGCTGAGGTCGGTGTAGAGGCGCGCGGTTTTCGGGTTGTAGTTGCCGGTGCCGAAGTGGGCGTAGCGGCGCAGGCCGGTGCCTTCGCGGCGGACGACGAGGGAGCATTTGCAGTGGGTCTTGTGGCCGACGAGCCCGTAAACGACGTGCACGCCGGCCTCCTCGAGCTGGCGCGCCCACTGGATGTTGTTGGCCTCGTCGAAGCGGGCTTTCAGCTCGACGAGGGCGGCGACCTGCTTGCCGTTGCGCGAGGCCTCGATGAGGGCGCGCACGATGGGCGAGTCGCCGCTGGTGCGGTAGAGGGTCTGCTTGATGGCGAAGACCTGCGGGTCGCGCGCGGCCTGCTCGACGAAATCGACGACCGGCTGGAACGAGTCGTAGGGATGATGGAGCAGCACGTCCTGCGCGCGGATGGTGTCGAAGATGTTTTCCGTGGCGCGCAGCGGCGAGGCGTTGACGGGCGTGAAGGAGGGGAACTTCAGGTCGGGGCGGTCGATGTCGGTGAGGCTCATCAACCGGAGGAGGTTGAGCGGGCCGTGGAGGCGGAAGACGTATTCGTGCGAGAGGTCGAGGTGGGCGCAGAGGGAGTCGAAGATGGGGTCGGGGACGTTGTCCTCGATTTCGAGGCGCACGGCGGCGCCGCGGCGGAGCTGGCGGAGTTGTTCCTCGATGCGCTGGAGGAGGTTTTCGGCCTCCTCGTCGTCGATGTAGAGGTCGCTGTTGCGGGTGACGCGGAAGGCGGAGGCGTTGCGCACGCGGTAGCCGGGAAAAAACGCGTCGGCGCAGAGCTTGATGATCTCGCTCAGGAACACGAAGCGCTGCGGGCCGCTCTCGGCGGGGCAGAGGCGCACGAGGCGCGGGAGGATGCGCGGGACGGGCAGGATGGCGGTGAGCGGCGGGGCCTTGCGGTCGCGGGGGTTGTCGAGGCAGACGACGACGTTGAGCGTCTTGTTGCCGAGCTGGGGAAAAGGGTGCGACTGGTCGACGCCGACGGGCGTGACGACGGGCAGGACCTGCTCCTGGAAATACTCGCGCGCCCAGGCGAGCTCGCGCGGGTCGAGTTCGCGCGCGGGCTTGATGAAAATGCCTTCGCGGGCGAGCGCGGGCACGAGCTCCTTGTGCCAGCACAGGTATTGCTCCTCGACAAGGGAGGCGACGACGGAGTGGACGCGGCGCAATTCCTCCTGGGGCGAGAGGCCGTCGGCGGTGGGCTCGGTGACGCCGGATTCGACTTGCTGGATGATGCCGGCGACGCGGATCTCGAAAAACTCGTCGAGATTCGAACTGACGATGGCGAGGAATTTTACGCGTTCGAGGAGCGGGTTTTTCCTGTTGCGCGCCTGTTCGAGCACGCGGCGGTTGAAGGCGAGCCAGGAAAGCTCGCGGTTGAAGTAGGCGAGCTTGGCCGGGCGCGGGGAGCCGGCGGGGGCGGGGGCAGCGGCAGCAGCGGGCGCAGGGGAGGCGGCAGCGGCGGCGGGGTCGGACACGGGGGCGACTTGGCTGTCGGGCTCGATCACCCAGAGCGCGGGGTTCGGGGGAAGCCGCCGCGCCTTGCGTCGTTTTCTGGTGGAACTGGATACGCGTCTCGCCATGTCGTTCGTAAAGAAAGTCCGGAAAGGGTAGATGTTCCCCGCGACTAGGCCACCCAAAAGGGGCAAGGGGACATGGTGTCACGGGAATGTAACAGATGCGGGCAAGGCGGTCGCGCGCCATTTGAGGGTGCTGCTTCGCCCGGCGCGATGGCTTTTTTACAAGCCGTAACAACCGAAGATGAAGACAGATAACGCAGATTCAAGTCCTGGCCTTGGGCAGACTTTATCTGAGGTTGTCAGTGTTCATCTGCGGTTCCAAAAGTGTTCCACCCGTGGCCGCCTAACCTGCCATCTGTGGTGAAAAATGCCCGATCAGGCATTCGAAATGGAGGGAAAAATCTTTTCAGGTGTTTCAAAAATTTCGCGTGAGGGCGGCGGGGAATTGGGTTTCATTGGGAACGCCGCATGCATGCTCCTCCGCCCAACCCGACCGCCGCGCCGTCGCCCTCGAATGGCGCGTTGATCCGCAGGTTGCTGGGGCTGGCGTGGCGCTACCGGACGCGATGCCTTCAGGTGCTGGCGCTGCAACTGGTGCTGCTCACGCTCGGGTTGAGCGGGCTGAGCCTGACCGGGCTCGGCATCGACTACATCCGTTTCGTGCTCGGGCAGCGCGCGGGCGAGGCGGGCGGCGCGGCGGAGGCGGGAGGGGCGGCGCCGTTTCCGGGCGGGCCGATGGGCGAGTTGCTGCCGCGCGGATGGGAGCCGCTGCGCGTGGTGCTGCTCATCGCGGGCTTCATCCTCGCGATGGCCGTGCTCCGCGCGGTGCTGAACTATTTCTACACCATCTCGATCAACAAGCTCGTGCAGCAAAACCTCGTCGTGCACATGCGCGGCGAGATTTACGACAAGCTCCAGCGCCTGAGCTTCCGCTTCTTCGACGCCAACACCACCGGCTCCATCATCACGCGGGTGACGGGCGACGTGCAGTCGGTGCGCATGTTTGTGGACCAGGTGCTGATCCAGAGCGTGATCATGGTGGTGTCGCTCGTGGTGTATGTCATTTACATGTCGAGCCTGCACTGGGGGCTCACGCTGGCGTGCCTCGCCACGACGCCGGGGCTGTGGTTGATGGCCGCGTGGTTTTCGCGGCTCATCCTGCCGCAATACGCGCGCAGCCGCGAGCTGGTGGAGCAGATGGTGCAGAATTTCGCGGAAAACATCCAGGGCGCGCAGGTGACCAAGGCGTTCGGGCGCGAGCGCGAGGCGCGGAAGGCGTTCGAGCGGGCCAACCGCGCGGTGTTCGAGCAGCAGCGCGGGATTTTCTGGCGCGTGAGCCTGTTCAGCCCGGCGGTGGGCTTCCTGACGCGCATCAACATGGTCGTGCTCCTCGGCTACGGCGGCTGGCTGGTGATGAACGACCGGCTGCCGCTCGGCGCGGGCCTGGTGGTGTTCGCCGGGCTGCTGGAGCAGTTTTCCGGGCAGGTCAACCAGGTCGCCACGATCGTGAACAGCGTGCAGCAGTCGCTCATCGGCGCGCGGCGGGTGTTTGAGATTCTCGACGCGCCGGTGGAGGTGCGGAGCGCGCCGGACGCGGTGCGATGTCCGCGGCTGCGCGGGGAGGTGCGGTTCGAGCATGCGTCGTTTTCCTACGGCGGCGCGGAGTCAGTGGTGCGGGACGTGGACCTGGAGGTGAAGGCGGGCGAGTGCGTGGCGATCCTCGGCGCGACGGGCGCGGGCAAGAGCGCGCTGATGAGCCTGATCCCGCGCTTCTTCGACGTGACGGGCGGGCGGCTGCTGGTGGACGGCGTGGATGTGCGGCGGCTCGACCTCGACGACCTGCGGCGCAACATCGGCCTGGTTTTCCAGGAGAGCTTCCTGTTCAGCAACACCGTCGCGGCCAACATCGCCTTCGGCCATCCGGACGCGACGCGCGAGCAAATCGAAAAGGCCGCCCGCATCGCTGCCGCGCACGATTTCATCATGGCGATGCCGCGCGGCTACGACACGGTGCTGGGCGAGGGCGGCTCGAATCTTTCCGGCGGGCAGCGCCAGCGCCTGGCCATCGCGCGGGCGGTGCTGCTGGAGCCGTCGATCCTGCTGCTCGACGACCCGACGGCGGCCATCGACCCGGGCACGGAGCACGAGATTTTCGAGGCGTTGGAAAACGCCATCGCCGACCGCACGACCTTCATCGTCGCGCACCGGTTGAGCACGCTGCGGCGCGCGGACTTCATCATCGTGATGGAGAACGGCCGCATCGTGCAGCGCGGGCGCCACGAGGAGCTTGTGCGCGTGCCCGGCCCGTATCTGCGCGTCGCCGAGCTGCAACTGGTGGACGGCGGCGAACTGCGCGGCATCGTCGCCCGGGCGAATGGCGCGGGCGCAAATGAAAACGGAAACGGAGGCGCGCATCGCGCGGCGGACGAACCATGAATCCTGACCAGGCGCCCAATCCAAAACCCTTCGGGCCGGGCACGACGCCGGTGCCGCCGCGGCGTCCGCTCGCGCTGGTGCATCGCGAGCGGGAGCCGGAGGACGACGACCCGGTCATCAAGCCGCTGGAGTGGGGCCTGATCCGGCGGCTTTTCGGCTACATGGGGCGCTTCGCCGCGAAGCGCAACGCCCTCATCGCGCTCACGCTGCTGCGCTCGGCGCAACTGCCCGCGCTGGTCTGGCTGGCGAGCCGCATCATCGCCGGCCCGATCGCGAACCACGAGCCGCGCTGGGTGCTCTGGGGCGTGGTTTCCTACCTCGCGCTCGCGGTCGTGACGGACGGGATGTTCCACTTCCGGCAGCGTTTCGCGCTCGAGCTGGGCGAGTCCGTCGTGGGCTTGCTGCGTTCGGAGCTGTTCGCGCATTTGCAGCGCATGCCGATGGCGTTTTTCAACCGCGTGAAATTCGGTCGCATCATCAGCCGCGTCACGTCCGACGTGGAGACGATCCGCACCGCGGTGCAGGACGTGTTTTTCGTCGGCATCGTGCAGCTCGGGCAGATGCTCTTCGCGGCGGCGGTGATGCTGTGGGTGGACTGGGTGCTGTTCCTCGTGGTGCTCTGCATGGCCCCCGTGCTCGCGCTCATCAACCATCACTTCCGCGGAAAACTCAGCCGCGACTCGCGCGCCGCGCAGGAGAGCTTCAGCCGCGTGACCGCCACGCTGGCCGAATCGGTCGGCGGCATCCGCGTGACGCAGGGCTTCGTGCGGCAGGACCTCAACGCCGGGCTTTTCCGCAACCTGCTCGCCGACCACTCGCGCTACAACATCGCGCTCGCGCGCACCTCGGCGGTGCTCGTGCCGCTGCTGGAGCTCAACAGCCAGTTCTTCGTCTCGATCCTGCTCGTGCTCGGCGGCTGGCAGGTGCTGCAAGGCCAGGTGGACGTGGGCGTGCTCATCCAGTTCTTTCTCTTCGCGGGGCAGTTCTTCTCGCCGCTCCAGGTGCTGGGCAACCAGTACAACCAGGCGCTCGTCGCCATGGCCAGCGCCGAGCGTGTCTTCCGCCTGCTCGACGCCAAACCGGACTGGGAGGACGACCCCGCGGCCGCGGATCTTCCGGATCCGCGGCCGCGAAGAGGGGAAGTGACAAGTGGCAAGTATCAAGAAGATGAATACGAGTCGCCGCCGCCCGCCGCCGCGCGCCCGCCGCCGGCTTCCTCTTCCTGTCACCTGCCACTTGATACTTCTCACTTCTCCACTTCCGCCCCGTTCGGGGCGGAAGTGGAGTTCCGCCATGTCTCCTTCGGCTACGATCCCGCGCATCTTGTGCTGCGCGATGTGTCGTTTGTCGCGAAACCGGGGCGGATGATCGCGCTCGTCGGGCACACGGGCAGCGGCAAGAGCTCCATCATCAACCTCGTCGCGAAATTCTACCTGCCCACCGGCGGCGAGGTGCTGGTTGACGGGCGGGAGATCCGGACGATCACGAGCGCCTCGCTGCACCACCAGCTCGGCATGGTGCAGCAGCAGAACTTCCTCTTCAGCGGTACCGTGCTCGACAACATCCGCCTCGGCCGGCCCGGCGCGACCGACGCCGAGGTGCGCGATGCGGTGGAGCGGCTGGGCTGCGCGGACATGTTTGACGCGATGCCCGGCGGCCTGCTCGCCACGGTGGGCGAGCGCGGCGGCGGGCTCTCCTCGGGACAGCGGCAGCTCGCGTGCTTCGCGCGCGCGATGCTGGCCGACCCGCGCATCATCATCCTCGACGAGGCCACGAGCGCGATCGACGCGGTGACCGAGGCGCGCCTCCAGTCCGCGCTCGCCGTGCTGCTGCGCGGGCGCACGAGTTTCGTCGTGGCGCACCGCCTCAGCACCATCCGCGAGGCGGACCTCGTGCTCGTGCTCGACGCGGGCCGGGTGGTCGAACGGGGCGCGCACGCGGACCTTCTGTATCAGAATGGCGAATACGCGCGGCTGCACCGGCGCTTCATGAGGGGCGGCGGAAACGCATAAGTCGTCTTTTTTACCTCTGGAAGGGCTAAAAATTAGCCAAGAAATAATCATTGCTTTCGCACGGGGCCGCGCTACATCCAGAACCCGTATGGCTAAAAAATCCGCTCGTAAACCAAACGCTGCTTTTATGAAACCGGTTCAACCCGACGCCGTCCTCGCGGCTGTCGTCGGCGCGAAGCCCCTTCCCCGCACGGAACTTACCAAGAAACTCTGGGACTACATCAAGAAAAACAGCCTTCAGGACAAGAAGGTCAAAACCCAGATCAATGCCGACGACAAGCTGAAGCCCGTCTTCGGCGGCAAGAAGTCCGTCAGCATGTTCGAGATGACGAAGCTGGTCTCCGCGCATCTGGAGAAATAAGAGCCCCGTTGTTTGTTTCCGAAACCGCCGCCGGCCCGTCCGACGGCGGTTTTTTTTGTGTCCGCCCGGGGGATTTCTGCTACAACCGCCGCAGATTCAGAACCTCCCATGCGCGCATGTTAAAGCCTTTTTGCAGCGATTCCTCCCGGCGCGGGAGCGCCGTCCCGTCCGCGGAACATGGGAACGCCGGCCCTCCGCGTTCTTAGCGCAACGCCGTCAACCAGCCTTCGCATCGGCATGACCAAGAAGCACAAAACCGCGATGTTCGTGTTGATCCTTCTCGTGAGCCTGGTCGCGGGCGGCTTCGAATGGTCCCGCATGGTTGCGGACCAGCGCGCGGAACTCGAGCGCGACCTGCTCCACTACGCGCTTTCCTTTCCCGCCGAGGAAACCTCCGGGCTGGCCGGGCGGCGCGCCGACATGGAAACGGAGCTGTTTCGACAAATCTCCACCCGGCTGGCCACCGTGCGCGAGGCGCGCCCGGCCGTGGGTTTCCTGAGCCTGCTGCGGCTGGACCCCGCCACCGGCCATGTGATCTGCCTGGCCGCGGCGGGCGCGGCGGAAGAGGCGGACGCGATCCCGGGGCCGGGCGATTCGCGCGACGGCACGGCGGACGCGCGGGCGGCGCGGGAGCTGGCTGACGGCGCGACGACGGCCGTGAATCTGCTGCACCGCGACTGGGAGGGTAAATACTGGATTTCGGGTTACGCCATCGGCGGCGGCGGACGCGCCGCCCGGGACGGCCCCGCCGTCGATGTGCTGCGTTACGACGTCGATGCCGGCTATTGGGCGCGGGCGATCGGCGGGGCGGTCGCGGAGCGGGTGCTGACGGTGTGGCTGCTGCTGGGGCTGCCCTTCGCGGCGTTTCTGCTCGGCAAACGCCACAACCGGCAGGAAATGCTGATCCAGAAGCTCAGCGAGGCCATCGAGCAGAGCGACACCCCCATCCTGATTGCGAAGCACGACGGCGGCATCGAGTATGTGAACCCGAGCTTTTGCAAACAGGTCGGCTATACGCGCGAGGAGTTGATGCCCATAAAGTGGCGCTCGCTCCGCACGATGGAGCCGTCGCCGGAGGAGTTTGCCCGGCGCGACGCGCTGGTGCAGGCGGGCACGCCTTGGGAGGCCGAGTGGGAATTCCGCCGCAAGAGCGGCGAGACCTACCCGGTGCGCGCCACGGTGACGCCCGTGCGCGAGGCGTCCGGCGAGGTGCTGGCCACCATCCTCGTCATCACCGACATCACCGAGCGCAGGAAACAGGAGCTGATGTTGCAGCGCGCGAAGGAAAAGGCCGAGGAGGCGGAGCGCGCGAAGAGCGTGTTTCTCGCCACCATGAGCCACGAGGTGCGCACGCCGCTCAACGGCATCGTGGGGTTTTCCAGCCTGCTGCGGGACACGGAGCTGACGCCGGAGCAGGAAGGCTATGTCGAAACCATCCGCAAAAGCGGCGAGACGCTGGTGCGGCTGACCAGCGACATCCTTGCGCTGTCCCGCATCGAATCGGGAAAGATGCAACTGGAGCCGGCGCCGGCCGACCCGCGCCTGCTGATCGAGGAGACCCTGGACCAAGTCGCCGCGCAAACGGAAGGGCGCGCGCTCGACCTGCTGCACGAAGTCGCGGCCGAGGTGCCGGAAACGGTGCTGATCGACAGCACGCGCCTGCGGCAGGTGCTGCTGAATTTCGCCAGCAACGCGATCAAGTTCACCGCGTCGGGCGAGGTGGAGATGCGCCTGAAGGTGCTCGCCTCCGACCAGCCGGCCATCGTGGCCGGAAAGCAGGACGGCAGGGTGATGATGACGCTGCTCTTCTCGGTGCGCGACACCGGCATCGGCATCTCGACGGTCAGCCAGGAAAAGCTCTTCCAGCCCTTTTCGCAGGTGGACTCGACGAATTCGCGCCGCTATGGCGGCGCCGGGCTCGGGCTGGCGATTTCCCGCCACCTCGTGCACCTGCTCGGCGGCGACGTGTGCGTCGAAAGCGAGCCGGGGAGCGGGTCGGTCTTTTATTTTTCCGTCGTATGCGCGCTGCCCGCGAACGCCGCGCCGCCTCCGCCGGACGGCAGCCTGGCCCGGCTGCGCGTGGCCGTCGCCACGACTTCCGCCGGCATGACGCGCGAGCTCACCCGCGAATTGAAAGCGCGGGATGCCATCGTATCCGTGCTCGCGCCCGGCGCGCTGGCGGCGGCAGAAAAAGACTGGGACATGGCGATCGTGGATTGCGCGGTCGCGGACGACGGGCCGGCATGGGGCGGGATCACGGCCCTCCTCGGGCCCCGGCCGGCGCGCATCCTGGGGTTGTTGAACGTGAGCGCGGGCACGGCGGAACGACAGTTGCGTCGCGGGCAATTCCAGTTTCTGCTGGCCAGGCCGGTGCACCACGGGGCGCTGGCCAAGCAACTCGCCCGCATGGCGGGCCGCGACGAAAGGAACGCCGCGCCCCGGGCGGCCTAGACGCGCATCAGCCACGGGAAGAACCGCCATGTCCTTCACACTCACCAACCGCAAGATCGCCCTCGCCGCCGTGCTCGTCGTCGCGGCAGGCGTCATCGCGGGCCTGCACGCTTATGCGCAAAAAAAAGCCTTCCGCCTGCTCGCCTTGCAGGCCGGCGTGAAGATGCTCGCGCTCTCCCTTCCGGAAGAGGAACTGGCGCGGCTGGCCGGCACGCCCTCGGATGCGCAGTCCGGCGCGTATCAGGAAATCAAAACCCGGCTGGCCCGCGTGCGCGCCGATCATCCCGCCGTCGGCGCGATGCGGCTCCTGCGCTGCGATCCCCGGGCGGGAACCGTCGTCAACCTCGTCAGTTCGCCCGCCCCCGGCGCGCCGGACGACCCCCGGCCCGGCGCGATCCACACCGGCGCCATCAGCCGCGGGACCCTGCTTTCCCTGCTCCAAGGCGCCGCCGGCACGGTGCATCTCGAGACCGATCCGGGCAACAGGCATCAAAAGACGGGATACACCGCCATCCCGCGCTCCGATGACGCGCCCCCCGGGAGCCCGGTGACGATCGTTGCCTACGACCTGGACTCGCGCCGATGGGACCCGGAAGCCTTCCGGGACGGCATTCGCCGCGTATTCGACGCATGGATACTGCTCGGCCTGCCGCTCGCCGCATATGCCGTCGCCCGGCGCAGCGTCGGCCGCAAACGCGTGATCCAGAAGCTCAGCGAGGCCGTCGAGCAAAGCGAAAACGCCGTCCTGATCGCCGGCCTCGACGGGCGCATCGAATACACCAACGCCGGCCTGTGCCGCCAGACCGGCTACACCCGCGAGGAGTTGAGGACATTGCAATGGCACGTCCTGCAAGGAGAGGAACTGGCGCGCGAGGAGCTGGCCGCGCTCGGCGAGCGCGTGCGAGACGGCGTCCCCTGGGAATCCGAGCGGCTGTTCCGCCGCAAAAACGGCGAGACCTACCCGGTGCGCATCGCCGCGACGCCCGTGCGCGGGCGGGACGGACGGGGCGAGGTTTCCGGCTGCATCCTCATCATCACCGACATCACCGAGCGGAAAAAACAGGATGAGATACTGCGCCGCGCGAAAGAGCGCGCCGAGGAGGCGGACCACGCCAAGAGCGTGTTTCTCGCCATGATGAGCCACGAGGTGCGCACGCCGCTCAACGGCATCGTGGGATTTTCCAACCTGCTCCTCGACACCGACCTCACGCCGGAGCAGACCGGCTATGTCGAAACCATCCGCAACAGCGGCGAGGCGCTCGTGCGCCTGACCAGCGACATCCTCGACCTGTCCCGTGTGGAGTCCGGCACGATGCAGGTGGAATACGGCCCCTGCGATCCGCGCGCCCTCATCGAGGAAGTGCTCGACATCATGGCGGAAAAAGCCGCGGGCAAGCGCGTGCAGCTCCTGCACGAGATCAGCCCCGAGGTGCCGCAGGAAGTCATGGCCGACGCGGACCGGCTGAGGCAGGTGCTGATCAACCTTTCCGGCAACGCGGTCAAGTTCACCTCCGATGGCGAGGTCGAATTGCGCGCCAGCGTGTTCGCCTCGGGCCGCACCCGCTCGGCGGCGCCCTTCATGCCCGACGGCGCGGGCGCCTTCGCCAACGACAACATGATCACGATGCTCTTCTCGGTGCGCGACACGGGGATCGGCATCGCCGCGGAAAAGCAGGAGACGCTGTTCGATCCGTTCACGCAGGTGGATTCATCCGCGGCCCGCCGCTTCGAGGGGTCGGGGCTCGGGCTGGCGATCTCGCGCAACCTCGTGCACCTGATGGGCGGCGACATCGGCGTCGAGAGCGAATCCGGCAAGGGCTCGGTGTTTCATTTCTCGATTCAATGCCGGCTGGTGTCCGACACCATCGGCGACGCGGCCTCGTCCGCCCCGTCCACGAAGCTCACGGGATTGCGCGTCGCCGTGGTGTCGCAATCCGACGGCGTGCGCCGCGAGCTTGTGCGCGAAATCGCGGCGTGCGGCGCGGAGGCGTTTCCCGCCGGGCCCGGGCGGCTCGCCGAGCCCGGCTGGGATCTCGCCGTGGTGGATTGCGACACGGGAAAATGCGATGAATGGATTCGCCTGCCCGCCGGGGCGGAGGCAAACGCGGCGCGCATGCTGGGCCTGGTATGCCTGAGTGCGACACGGGAAGCCTGGCAGGCGCTGCGCCCCGCGTTCCGCATGTTGATGAACAAGCCGGTGCACCACCGCTCGCTGGTCGGCCAGCTCGCGCGTCTCGCGCGGGAAAACGCGTAGCGCCCCGCGTAGCGTGCGCTCCTTTTGCGCCGCGGGACGCCTCACACCACCCGGTCCGTCATGTCGCCGCCGCTTTCGAAGGCGGCGAGGTTTTGCAGAAAATGGCGGACGAGCGCGTCGTCCTGGTCGATGCGGCCGCCGGCGGTGTGCGGGGTGATGTAACAGTTCGGAGTCGTCCAGAGCGGATGCGAGGGCGGCAGCGGCTCGGGGTCGGTCACGTCGAGGTAGGCGGCGCCGAGGCGTCCGGCGCGGAGTTGCTCGGCCAGGGCG
This genomic stretch from Termitidicoccus mucosus harbors:
- a CDS encoding GNAT family N-acetyltransferase, whose protein sequence is MNTITPCRVEEEPVIHEIINDAANAYKGVIPADRWHEPYMSASELQSEIGKGVRFYGYREANRLLGVMGIQEVKEVTLIRHAYVRTQHRGKGIGGQLLAHLRQLTNRPVLIGTWKAATWAIRFYEKHGFALVTEREKNRLLKTYWTVPDRQIEESVVLADSRWCRK
- the ppk1 gene encoding polyphosphate kinase 1, whose product is MARRVSSSTRKRRKARRLPPNPALWVIEPDSQVAPVSDPAAAAASPAPAAAAAPAPAGSPRPAKLAYFNRELSWLAFNRRVLEQARNRKNPLLERVKFLAIVSSNLDEFFEIRVAGIIQQVESGVTEPTADGLSPQEELRRVHSVVASLVEEQYLCWHKELVPALAREGIFIKPARELDPRELAWAREYFQEQVLPVVTPVGVDQSHPFPQLGNKTLNVVVCLDNPRDRKAPPLTAILPVPRILPRLVRLCPAESGPQRFVFLSEIIKLCADAFFPGYRVRNASAFRVTRNSDLYIDDEEAENLLQRIEEQLRQLRRGAAVRLEIEDNVPDPIFDSLCAHLDLSHEYVFRLHGPLNLLRLMSLTDIDRPDLKFPSFTPVNASPLRATENIFDTIRAQDVLLHHPYDSFQPVVDFVEQAARDPQVFAIKQTLYRTSGDSPIVRALIEASRNGKQVAALVELKARFDEANNIQWARQLEEAGVHVVYGLVGHKTHCKCSLVVRREGTGLRRYAHFGTGNYNPKTARLYTDLSLFTAAPHLTGDAANLFNSLTGFSLAPDFAHLLVAPYNLHRRIQELIQAETARAAEGKPARIIAKMNSLVDKETIDNLYMASRSGVQVDLIVRGICCLVPGIRGLSENIRVRSIVGRYLEHARAFYFENHGAEPLIYAGSADWMPRNFFRRVEVLFPIESPPLRRWIMDEFFPPELRDNENARILYPNGSYLPPVRVTPDEPDFATQAYSMACALQRAQVPAHPPAAAS
- a CDS encoding ABC transporter ATP-binding protein, whose product is MHAPPPNPTAAPSPSNGALIRRLLGLAWRYRTRCLQVLALQLVLLTLGLSGLSLTGLGIDYIRFVLGQRAGEAGGAAEAGGAAPFPGGPMGELLPRGWEPLRVVLLIAGFILAMAVLRAVLNYFYTISINKLVQQNLVVHMRGEIYDKLQRLSFRFFDANTTGSIITRVTGDVQSVRMFVDQVLIQSVIMVVSLVVYVIYMSSLHWGLTLACLATTPGLWLMAAWFSRLILPQYARSRELVEQMVQNFAENIQGAQVTKAFGREREARKAFERANRAVFEQQRGIFWRVSLFSPAVGFLTRINMVVLLGYGGWLVMNDRLPLGAGLVVFAGLLEQFSGQVNQVATIVNSVQQSLIGARRVFEILDAPVEVRSAPDAVRCPRLRGEVRFEHASFSYGGAESVVRDVDLEVKAGECVAILGATGAGKSALMSLIPRFFDVTGGRLLVDGVDVRRLDLDDLRRNIGLVFQESFLFSNTVAANIAFGHPDATREQIEKAARIAAAHDFIMAMPRGYDTVLGEGGSNLSGGQRQRLAIARAVLLEPSILLLDDPTAAIDPGTEHEIFEALENAIADRTTFIVAHRLSTLRRADFIIVMENGRIVQRGRHEELVRVPGPYLRVAELQLVDGGELRGIVARANGAGANENGNGGAHRAADEP
- a CDS encoding ABC transporter ATP-binding protein translates to MNPDQAPNPKPFGPGTTPVPPRRPLALVHREREPEDDDPVIKPLEWGLIRRLFGYMGRFAAKRNALIALTLLRSAQLPALVWLASRIIAGPIANHEPRWVLWGVVSYLALAVVTDGMFHFRQRFALELGESVVGLLRSELFAHLQRMPMAFFNRVKFGRIISRVTSDVETIRTAVQDVFFVGIVQLGQMLFAAAVMLWVDWVLFLVVLCMAPVLALINHHFRGKLSRDSRAAQESFSRVTATLAESVGGIRVTQGFVRQDLNAGLFRNLLADHSRYNIALARTSAVLVPLLELNSQFFVSILLVLGGWQVLQGQVDVGVLIQFFLFAGQFFSPLQVLGNQYNQALVAMASAERVFRLLDAKPDWEDDPAAADLPDPRPRRGEVTSGKYQEDEYESPPPAAARPPPASSSCHLPLDTSHFSTSAPFGAEVEFRHVSFGYDPAHLVLRDVSFVAKPGRMIALVGHTGSGKSSIINLVAKFYLPTGGEVLVDGREIRTITSASLHHQLGMVQQQNFLFSGTVLDNIRLGRPGATDAEVRDAVERLGCADMFDAMPGGLLATVGERGGGLSSGQRQLACFARAMLADPRIIILDEATSAIDAVTEARLQSALAVLLRGRTSFVVAHRLSTIREADLVLVLDAGRVVERGAHADLLYQNGEYARLHRRFMRGGGNA
- a CDS encoding SWIB/MDM2 domain-containing protein; amino-acid sequence: MKPVQPDAVLAAVVGAKPLPRTELTKKLWDYIKKNSLQDKKVKTQINADDKLKPVFGGKKSVSMFEMTKLVSAHLEK